The Vitis vinifera cultivar Pinot Noir 40024 chromosome 12, ASM3070453v1 genome has a segment encoding these proteins:
- the LOC100245463 gene encoding uncharacterized protein LOC100245463, whose product MLLNNPMEDKQLNFNQPLLSVRRFSSTVASTEVESKRKNDSSLSNILPLPTYKSELKSGPVRNPGAVPFIWEQTPGRPKDESKPQIPPTTPKLPPGRILNTKQRPPDKVSKDPIVAGTQTANILSNSRNVSSLDENVTKLENFKEGVEDKGSSGSEDGDVAYLDALDTLSRSESFFLNCSVSGLSGLDGPDVKPSGTFSTDPQTRDFMMGRFLPAAKAMASETPPYASRRQPVAQRQPVAQAQPRQVKNVVSGDRRPPLYQYRLNVSSHYAQDKGREESEDEDNYVETELLSAKVCGLFPRFGLKNSFCLMNPVLRMGVQARVPASSLRATRARFSYSDASTLTENKHSRNVVNEKKSGGLQRSKLQELKRKEENESSKTNYKSDSQKPDGSSLYMRLQGGGMLPYRSDSLLSHFNEEKGFHGIHEAPMSLGVDGFGSHQQGQKIFRELLASSPQRESGLESPTVEKTLYIDSVHIVEPRNSNSSRSDMKGLSDTRSDFEILGKSSTPSMESSLQDIKHLSIADEEGKSQPKILDSMGSNLLFSCVKSDQEVQMDQRKGFSSSDPILDSMTLDSPEVLDNRNLDDENHRPSEADSLEKFHDSHSELPLPPPLPKSPSESWLSRTLPSASSRNSQSHFATWTSPRNQASKTSSPDPKWETIVKTSNAHKGHLRFSEKLLAPVPES is encoded by the exons ATGCTGTTGAATAATCCGATGGAAGACAAGCAATTGAATTTTAATCAACCACTTTTATCTGTTCGGAGATTCTCATCAACAGTGGCTTCCACAGAAGTTGAGAGCAAAAGGAAGAATGATAGTTCCCTTTCCAATATACTTCCTCTTCCTACCtacaaatcagagttgaaatcaGGTCCAGTGAGGAATCCTGGAGCTGTTCCTTTTATATGGGAGCAGACTCCAGGAAGACCCAAGGATGAAAGCAAACCACAGATCCCTCCCACCACCCCAAAGCTTCCACCTGGTAGGATTTTGAATACTAAACAGCGACCTCCTGATAAAGTTTCTAAGGATCCAATTGTTGCTGGGACCCAAACAGCAAATATCCTTTCTAACTCTCGAAATGTTTCTTCTTTGGATGAAAATGTTACTAAACTTGAGAACTTTAAAGAGGGAGTTGAGGATAAAGGGAGTTCTGGTTCAGAGGATGGTGATGTAGCCTATTTAGATGCACTGGATACACTTTCCCGGTCTGAATCTTTCTTCTTGAACTGTAGTGTAAGTGGTTTGAGTGGATTGGATGGTCCAGATGTCAAGCCCTCTGGAACATTTTCAACAGATCCACAGACCCGGGATTTCATGATGGGTCGATTCTTGCCAGCGGCCAAGGCAATGGCTTCAGAAACCCCTCCATATGCCTCTAGGAGGCAACCTGTGGCACAGAGGCAACCTGTGGCACAGGCACAACCAAGACAGGTAAAAAATGTAGTAAGCGGGGATAGGCGGCCTCCACTTTATCAATATAGGCTAAATGTTTCATCACATTATGCTCAAGATAAAGGTAGAGAAGAGAGTGAAGATGAAGATAACTATGTTGAAACTGAACTTTTGTCTGCCAAAGTTTGTGGGTTATTTCCTCGGTTTGGCTTGAAGAATTCCTTCTGCCTTATGAATCCAGTACTAAGAATGGGAGTTCAGGCCCGGGTACCTGCCTCCTCTCTCCGTGCTACAAGAGCTAGATTCTCATATAGTGATGCTAGTACTCTAACTGAAAATAAG CACTCTAGAAATGTCGTTAATGAGAAAAAATCAGGTGGACTCCAAAGAAGTAAGCTGCAGGAACTTaagagaaaggaagaaaatgaaagcagTAAAACTAATTACAAGAGTGATTCTCAGAAACCAGATGGGTCATCCCTGTACATGCGTTTGCAGGGAGGTGGCATGTTGCCCTACCGGAGTGACTCACTGCTATCCCActttaatgaagaaaaaggatTTCATGGCATTCATGAAGCACCTATGAGCTTGGGGGTTGATGGCTTTGGTTCACATCAACAGGGCCAAAAAATCTTCCGGGAATTATTGGCTAGTAGCCCTCAACGGGAATCAGGTTTGGAAAGCCCTACAGTTGAGAAAACTCTGTACATAGATTCTGTACATATTGTAGAACCTCGGAATTCTAATTCCAGCCGTTCAGATATGAAGGGGCTGAGTGACACCAGGAGTGATTTTGAGATTCTTGGAAAATCTAGTACCCCTTCAATGGAGTCTTCTCTTCAAGATATCAAGCACTTAAGCATTGCAGATGAAGAAGGCAAGTCACAGCCAAAAATTTTGGACTCTATGGGTTCTAATCTACTGTTTTCCTGTGTCAAATCAGATCAGGAAGTCCAGATGGACCAGAGGAAAGGATTCAGTAGCTCAGATCCTATTCTGGATTCCATGACCTTGGATAGCCCAGAAGTGCTTGACAATAGGAATCTGGATGATGAAAACCATCGGCCTTCAGAAGCAGATAGTCTAGAAAAATTTCATGATAGCCACTCAGAACTTCCTCTTCCTCCACCTTTACCAAAATCTCCCTCCGAGTCTTGGCTCTCGCGTACATTGCCTTCTGCATCATCAAGGAACTCCCAATCACATTTTGCCACTTGGACTAGCCCCAGAAACCAAGCTTCCAAGACATCATCCCCTGATCCCAAGTGGGAAACAATTGTCAAAACTTCTAATGCGCATAAAGGGCATTTGCGGTTTTCTGAG AAACTGTTGGCTCCAGTACCAGAAAGTTAG